The following proteins come from a genomic window of Burkholderia stabilis:
- a CDS encoding chromate transporter translates to MQSVSPPPAASPRSVGLAELFTGFLALGLMSFGGALPFARRTIVDERKWLSADEFTDLLGLCQFLPGGNVINLSVAVGMRFRGVAGAFAGILGLIAGPTLVVVALGVLYAKTQNDPHVQHLFAGLAAAAAGLLVAMAVKVAKPLRHARAAAGIAALAFVAIAVLRVPLLTTMLVLTPISIWLASRHRDAGTPQPAPAAAARDAQHGGRP, encoded by the coding sequence ATGCAATCCGTTTCCCCGCCGCCTGCCGCGTCGCCCCGCAGCGTCGGCCTCGCCGAGCTGTTCACCGGTTTCCTGGCGCTCGGCCTCATGTCGTTCGGCGGCGCGCTGCCGTTCGCACGGCGCACGATCGTCGACGAGCGCAAGTGGCTTTCCGCCGACGAATTCACCGATCTGCTCGGCCTGTGCCAGTTCCTGCCGGGCGGCAACGTGATCAACCTGTCGGTCGCGGTCGGCATGCGTTTTCGCGGCGTCGCTGGCGCGTTCGCGGGCATTCTCGGGCTGATCGCGGGCCCGACGCTCGTCGTCGTCGCGCTCGGCGTGCTGTATGCAAAGACGCAGAACGATCCGCACGTGCAGCACCTGTTCGCGGGGCTCGCCGCCGCGGCCGCAGGGCTGCTCGTCGCGATGGCCGTGAAGGTCGCGAAGCCGTTGCGTCACGCGCGCGCGGCGGCCGGCATCGCGGCGCTCGCGTTCGTCGCGATCGCGGTGCTGCGCGTTCCGCTGCTGACCACGATGCTCGTGCTGACGCCGATCAGCATCTGGCTGGCGTCGCGCCACCGCGATGCGGGTACGCCGCAGCCGGCGCCGGCCGCGGCAGCGCGCGATGCGCAGCACGGAGGCCGGCCATGA
- a CDS encoding transcriptional regulator GcvA, which produces MARDLPPFSALRAFEAAARHESFSAAGDELHVTHGAISRQIAAFEAWLGKPVFHRYGKRVKLTDEGRRYLDTVRAAFDSIAHATEQLRNTGAARVLRINALPTFAMKWLLPRLSRFQRDVPNVELKLSTSNAPLDALDGFDVAIRRGPGHWPNCTSGHFLDESVIPVCSPALLKRTPIARADDLARHVLLHSDTRPEGWRDWFAAAGVTMKGRKRQSFDHFYLALQAAVDGLGVALGPLPLIDDELASGRLVMPLPGPRIATRSYWWITPHAPADDPLVAQFCAWLQGQSNTGA; this is translated from the coding sequence ATGGCACGCGATCTCCCACCCTTTTCCGCGCTTCGGGCCTTTGAAGCCGCGGCACGACATGAAAGCTTCAGCGCCGCCGGCGACGAGCTGCATGTGACTCACGGTGCCATCAGCCGGCAGATCGCCGCATTCGAGGCCTGGCTCGGCAAGCCGGTGTTCCACCGCTACGGCAAGCGCGTGAAGCTCACCGACGAAGGCCGCCGCTATCTCGACACCGTGCGCGCGGCGTTCGACAGCATCGCGCATGCGACCGAGCAACTGCGCAACACGGGCGCGGCGCGCGTGCTGCGCATCAATGCGCTGCCGACCTTCGCGATGAAATGGCTGCTGCCGCGCCTGTCGCGGTTCCAGCGCGACGTGCCGAACGTCGAGCTGAAGCTGTCGACGTCGAACGCGCCGCTCGACGCGCTCGACGGCTTCGATGTCGCGATCCGCCGCGGCCCCGGCCACTGGCCGAACTGCACGAGCGGCCACTTTCTCGACGAAAGCGTGATTCCGGTCTGCAGCCCCGCGCTGCTCAAGCGCACGCCGATCGCACGCGCGGACGATCTCGCGCGGCACGTGCTGCTGCATTCGGATACGCGGCCGGAAGGCTGGCGCGACTGGTTCGCGGCGGCCGGCGTGACGATGAAGGGGCGCAAGCGGCAGTCGTTCGACCACTTCTACCTGGCGCTGCAGGCGGCCGTCGACGGGCTCGGCGTCGCGCTCGGCCCGCTGCCGCTGATCGACGACGAGCTGGCGAGCGGCCGGCTCGTGATGCCGCTGCCCGGGCCGCGCATCGCGACGCGCAGCTACTGGTGGATCACGCCGCACGCGCCGGCCGACGATCCGCTCGTCGCGCAGTTCTGCGCGTGGCTGCAGGGGCAGTCGAATACCGGCGCGTAA
- a CDS encoding solute carrier family 23 protein, which produces MSDSYFPRWRVQSTGAASRVVGPDERLPWPQMVAMGVQHVVAMFGSTVLAPLLMGFDPNLCIFMSGIGTLLFFVLVGGRVPSYLGSSFAFIGLVIAVTGYGGSGPNPNIPVALGGIVACGVVYVALGALVQAIGTRWIETLMPPVVTGAVVAVIGLNLAPIAVKGVSASTFDSVMALVTVLCVGGVAVFARGMMQRLLILVGLVIAYVIYAIATNGMGLGKPVDFSIVAHAAWFGVPAFSAPVFDPHAMLMLAPIAVILVAENLGHIKAVSAMTGHNLDRYVGRAFIGDGLATIVSGSVGGTGVTTYAENIGVMAVTRIYSTLVFAVAALIAIGLGFSPKFGAVIHTIPGPVLGGVSIVVFGLIAVTGARIWVVNKVDFSDNRNLIVAAVTLVLGAGDFSLKIGGFGLGGIGTATFGAIILYAILRREKEPGPVV; this is translated from the coding sequence ATGTCCGATTCCTACTTCCCGCGCTGGCGGGTGCAATCGACCGGCGCGGCGTCGCGCGTGGTCGGCCCCGACGAGCGCCTGCCGTGGCCGCAGATGGTCGCGATGGGCGTGCAGCACGTCGTCGCGATGTTCGGCTCGACCGTGCTCGCGCCGCTGCTGATGGGCTTTGACCCGAACCTGTGCATCTTCATGTCGGGCATCGGCACGCTGCTGTTCTTCGTGCTGGTCGGCGGCCGCGTGCCGAGCTACCTCGGCTCGAGCTTCGCGTTCATCGGCCTCGTGATCGCGGTGACGGGCTACGGCGGCAGCGGCCCGAACCCGAACATCCCGGTCGCGCTCGGCGGGATCGTCGCGTGCGGCGTCGTGTACGTCGCGCTCGGCGCGCTGGTGCAGGCGATCGGCACGCGCTGGATCGAGACGCTGATGCCACCCGTCGTGACCGGCGCGGTCGTCGCGGTGATCGGGCTGAACCTCGCGCCGATCGCGGTCAAGGGCGTGTCGGCGTCGACCTTCGACTCGGTGATGGCGCTCGTCACGGTGCTGTGCGTCGGCGGCGTCGCGGTGTTCGCGCGCGGGATGATGCAGCGCCTGCTGATCCTCGTCGGGCTCGTGATCGCGTACGTGATCTACGCGATCGCGACCAACGGGATGGGGCTCGGCAAGCCGGTCGACTTCTCGATCGTCGCGCATGCCGCGTGGTTCGGCGTGCCGGCGTTCAGCGCGCCGGTGTTCGACCCGCACGCGATGCTGATGCTCGCGCCGATCGCGGTGATCCTGGTCGCCGAGAACCTCGGCCACATCAAGGCCGTCAGCGCGATGACGGGGCACAACCTCGACCGCTACGTCGGCCGCGCGTTCATCGGCGACGGCCTGGCGACGATCGTGTCGGGCAGCGTCGGCGGCACGGGCGTGACGACCTACGCGGAGAACATCGGCGTGATGGCCGTCACGCGGATCTACTCGACGCTCGTGTTCGCAGTCGCCGCGCTGATCGCGATCGGGCTCGGTTTCTCGCCGAAATTCGGCGCGGTGATCCACACGATCCCGGGCCCGGTGCTCGGCGGCGTGTCGATCGTCGTGTTCGGGCTGATCGCGGTGACGGGCGCGCGCATCTGGGTGGTGAACAAGGTCGACTTCTCCGACAACCGCAACCTGATCGTCGCGGCCGTCACGCTGGTGCTCGGCGCCGGCGATTTCTCGCTGAAGATCGGCGGCTTCGGGCTCGGCGGGATCGGCACCGCAACGTTCGGCGCGATCATCCTGTACGCGATCCTGCGCAGGGAAAAGGAACCGGGTCCGGTGGTCTGA